cctttaggggtcaccacagcgggttatctgtctccatctcaccctatctccagcatcctcctctgtcacaccaaccactgcatgtcctccttcatgaCATCCATGAACCGCCTCTGAGGTCTTCTTCTTTTCAGGATGACAGTTCCATCTTCAACATACTTTGTCTAATATCTCCACCgtctctcctctgcacatgttcaaaccatctcagccttgcctctaactttgtctccaaaccgctcaacctgagctgccgCTCTGATGTATTTCCATTCCAttccatttccatttttaaatttacagttCTACtgtctgtaaatttgtttttgttgttttattgtatttgttgtattttagtggtgtttttgctctgttttattGTGCAGGGTTACCCTCTTCCACTTTTTAAACTGAGACAAATTTCTCCCAaggaacacaaataaataatcttGATCTTGATTTAATCTTGCCTGTCCTGGTCACGTTCAATGAAAATTtgagcatcttcaactctgccacctccaggtcagcctcctgtctttttgttagtgccatacatcatagcaggtctcacagccagcttctttttcactcttggtgttatccttctgtcacaaatcacccctgacacgtTCGTCTCCACCCACCctaccctgcctgcactctcgtCGTCACCTCTCTTGtacactgtctgttgctttggatggttgaccccaagTATTTAAACTCATGCACTTTGATTATTGCTACTCCTTGGATGTTCACTTTTccacatttctctctctcaatTATGCAcacgtattctgtcttgcttctactgactttcgatccacttctctccagagcacaccccacctctccaggctctcttccacctgctccctactctcactgcaGATCAGAATGTCATCTGTAAACATcagagtccacagagactcctacTCCACCTCATCTGTCGGCTCACAGacgatccctgatgtaatcccatcTCCACTCTGAAGTCATCTACTGCTCCTACCACACATCTCATGACTGTCTTGCTGTCCCCGTACAACAAGCACATCTGTCAACCTGAGCCTGCTTTCATTAGCACAACCACCACTACCAGCTGACTGATGTGACGCTTGAAAACTGAGTAATACCCCATCGGGTGGTACTTAATGACCACGTGAGAAAGCCTAAGCCTGTGAGCCTGAGTTCAAAGTTAAAGAACCCTCAATTCACAGACAAGTAGAAATCACTGCACAGAGCTGCCTTAGCAGAAGTGAAGCAAAAGTCatgagtaagaaaaaaaaaaactactgaaaaTCTGAGtgacttgtgtgtatttttagtgattcaagcaaaacagaaactcCATGCCCACACATGCttacagatttatttacacatctGAGTACATACACATTCTGAGATTCCTCTTCACATTCACAAATTTCTGTACAGATTTATAAATCtgacctctctctttctcacacacacggAGCTGAATTTGCaacaaataacaataacaacagtGATGTGTAATAATCTGTGTTTCAATTTTCATCAATGTTTTTTCCACCTGTATCATTAGTATTGCTGTACTGATTGTGCTGTACATGCATGGATGATGTTAttagaaatatatatttatatatcactTTTGTAGGTTTTGTGTGTCACGGTCCAGGGGTGCAGGCCATGTGGCATGGGAAGGTGGAGAGGACCCAAAACGGAGGACACAGGAGCAGGTAGTGGTGTAAAACAAAAAGAGCCTTTATTGTGGCTaatgcaaatacaaaaaccttaaGAAGATAACAAACTAAAGAAAACTTAAACTGAAAGGAAACTAGGGAAATCAAGAAGCtagggaaacacaggaacaaaAACCACTGCCACAAAgacaacaagactctgacaGCTGACCAGAGGaaaactcagacaataaatacacagaggagacgaggggtgagtggaaacagctggggcaaacagctgaacagaataACACTAACGAGACTCACGGaggtaaagcaaaacacaaggaCACAGGACAAAgaactggcaaaataaaacaggaagtaacccaacatggtacacgcagacttgacacataaggagactggcacacagagggaatctaaacatgacaaaacaaaacccaacaaCACCTAAGCTGACACAAGACAGGGAACAACTGAACAGagaagacacagacacctgaaacacaaacaataaagacaaacaccagcacacaagaacacagggagacagatacacagagaagcacagacacaggagcacaaagacacaggaagacgGGAACACAGGAAAATCAGAATAACCTATAATTgacaaaaaccccaaaacaatacaaaactgcaACAACTGAGAAACTAGACTgtaagaaaaactaagaaacataACCAGAACTCAAAATGCAGGGCCACTGGCCCTGGATCATGACAGTGTGTTTCCtattttcatctgaaaataaCCTTTTCTTAAAAACGTATTGGGTATTGTgcttattttcacattttgatcTCATCagcaatatttttattctttgcaaTAGGAAAAAGTCTTACGTGCAACATGTTTATAGACATTCACATGTCAGTGAAAATTATGACAAAAACATTGAAATATGCTTTGTATTTTGCTCAAGTTTGATTTTCAATGTGGAAAAAAAGGCTGCCTGTATGTTTATTATGTGGGTTTTGttaaagcagcaacagcagctctgacttaatgtgaaacaaaaagaggaactATTAGTTAACTCAAGAACATCACAGCATTTACAGTACAGTGCAATTCAACACAAGACGTGACAGCTGATGTTTGGGGTAAGTTGATCAGTACTTGCTGTGTTTGTTCTTCTAATTTGGTACCTTATTGCTGTCTATGGTTTACATAATATACAAAATCtacttttgtgtttatgttttctaGAAAATTGACAATGGCAAACAATTTCACAACAGCTGATGACGGAGTGAGCGATCATGTTGAATATCTTTGTGAGACTGACTTTCCAGCTATCACTGGTCCTGCCTTCATCTTGATCTTCATCATCAGTGTCATAGGCAATGGTCTCCTCTTATGTGTTCTTTTCATGTATGAGAACCTGAAAAGcatcacaaatatttttatccTGAACCTGGCCTGCTCTGATTTGATCTTCACCTTCACACTTCCATTCTGGGCCACTGATCACCTCCATCACTGGGTCTTTGGGGACTTTGTCTGCAAATTTATGACTGCTGCATTCTTTGTTGGTTTGTACAGCAGTGTCATTCTGCTGACTGCAATGACAGTGGATCGTTTCATTACCGTGGTGCTGCACAACTGGCTGAGCTACCTCGGCAGAAAGAGGTGTGGAATTGGTACTTGTGTAGCTGCCTGGGTCATCAGCATCTCAGCATCCCTGCGCGATGCTATGAAagtaaaagtggaaaactggGATGATGTTAACTATTGCGAGGACAGCGATGATGACAAACTTGGATATTATCTCCAAGTATCACTGTTATTCTTCCTCCCATTTGCCATCATTACTTTCTGCTATTCTGCCATCCTCAAGACAGTTTTGCAagctttaaacagaaaaaagcacAGGACTGTAGCTGTGCTGTTGTGTATTGTTGCAGCCTTTTTCATTTGCTGGGGGCCATatcatattttgcttttaatcAAGTCTCTCTATAGACCCAAAGGTTGTAAGGCACAGGAACGATTGGATATTGCCTACCATATCTGTGAAATACTTGCCTATTCTCACTGCTGTATGAACCCTCTGCTGTATACGCTCTCACAGAAGTTGCGAAAGCATCTGTTGAAGCTTTTGCGCTGTGAAAATGTGTGCAGGAAGAACAGGGAGAGAGACATGGGTGCCACTTCTGTTAGTCAGAAAGTAACTTTCACAGCACAGAGCTCTGCTGTTAAGTTGGAACTACACAACTATCCATTAAACAGTCACTCTTGATATTAAATATAAAGTCCTTCTGTGAGGGCTTTTATGTAATTGTACATCTTTGgtataatttataaattatagacatccatgttttattttagtgtgCCACTTCAAAGATGTGTATATAAAAATTTGTATTTCACTGCTGCACTTTAATTTGCTGTTTCTGTACAAAATAACATTTCCTAGGATCCAGTAAAGCTGTTTTCACTTCTCTGTTCTTTTGGCATGTCATGATAGGCTGATAAATGCACTGACAGCAAATTTCTGTTGGgtgtctgccccccccccccccccccccccccaccctgtTGTTgtgacttccaagaaaaaaacgcttacaatcaaaagccggctccctcactgaccggaaatgcaaacgtttctcagacgcattaaacctaaagtaacgagcttgttttaaaaatgccagaagtagaaagtacagatacttgtgtaaaaatgtagtgagtaaaagtaaaaagttgtcaaaaaataaatactcaagtacagatacctgaaaaatctacttaagtacagtaacgaagtatttgtacttcgttactgtccaccactatCTGTCAGACAGCTGAtaccttcagcttcctgcttccAGTTAACAAGAAAATGATGTACAGATcatggagcttcctgattggcagcgcAAAATCGAAATTTCGAGAAAGTAACTTGAAATTTAGActtattaacttgaaatttcaagaaaataacaGGTTAcggatggcaattttttttttagtggtggaaacaagcttccgtATGCATCAGTTCATAAAAATCCAGTAATTCACCTTTGAAGGCTGTTAGTGGCTGTTTATCCTGACCTGTTTCACCACATGTGGACATAGCAGAATGTGAAGTAATTTGACAGAAAAGGCATATCTCCATGTATAAGTTTCAACAAGAGTTTCATTGTTAGTGACCCCCACCAAATTTGCACACACTTCATTGTCTCCTAATTCAATGACTGCTACTAACAGACAGGTTTATGCTTGTAGCAGGACATACCAGCCACATCATGACAGAAGCTACGAGGACACCATATTGACGAAAACTagatgataactaaataaaaactacctaaaaggataaaaaggatGACAAAATTAACTGACGcttttgtcaacgaatgaaaatgagacaaaaatgcttggcggggatgacatccaatcagaactcatttaattttgtgaaaggcaaGGACAAATTAGGAAAACAGCCAATtagaaattatttaattttgtgacagggtgggacaagttaggaaaacatccaatcaaatgcacagttgcacaaatttgctctaaacccaggaaggccaaactagcctgtgatttgtctttacttctgatagaactaaattacgtaaacaatgtcagcagggagaaaagagaagagtCGATGTAttgacacatttgtcctttgacgttgtgacaaacaaaacaatgtgaaAACAATGTGGGGCCACTAACTCgggtaaaaacatgacaaatcttaaacaacatgtGGAAACctgtc
This portion of the Archocentrus centrarchus isolate MPI-CPG fArcCen1 chromosome 17, fArcCen1, whole genome shotgun sequence genome encodes:
- the LOC115796237 gene encoding chemokine XC receptor 1-like encodes the protein MANNFTTADDGVSDHVEYLCETDFPAITGPAFILIFIISVIGNGLLLCVLFMYENLKSITNIFILNLACSDLIFTFTLPFWATDHLHHWVFGDFVCKFMTAAFFVGLYSSVILLTAMTVDRFITVVLHNWLSYLGRKRCGIGTCVAAWVISISASLRDAMKVKVENWDDVNYCEDSDDDKLGYYLQVSLLFFLPFAIITFCYSAILKTVLQALNRKKHRTVAVLLCIVAAFFICWGPYHILLLIKSLYRPKGCKAQERLDIAYHICEILAYSHCCMNPLLYTLSQKLRKHLLKLLRCENVCRKNRERDMGATSVSQKVTFTAQSSAVKLELHNYPLNSHS